A single genomic interval of Adhaeribacter pallidiroseus harbors:
- a CDS encoding lysophospholipid acyltransferase family protein gives MGYFILKLIFRLALKIFYQKIEVKQSGSLPAKGPLLLVANHPNTFMDPIVIASLLRQEVYFIAKSTVFNTPFRKWLLGKMNLIPVYRKEDGVATAGANSAIFEKCYEFLQANGTLLIFPEGNSFNERRLRPLKTGAARIALGAAAQSNFAQTVTILPVGLNYSEPTRFRSKVLVNIASPIVVNDLAAIYQQDSTRAVRLLTEQIRAALESQIIHTYSEEDDELVKQVEAVYKSKLVTDHQVNNSVEEFELTRHLVASLEFFKNIHPERVKHIQQKLAAYLAQLNQLRLNDQVFYDAAGNRHLGKWLFTSGLFFLIGLPLYLFGLITNYLPYILPAKVAAALTEEEEFTAPILLSTGIFTFPLFYALECYLVWYFTHAWFVVLLFLIMLPVAGFFVLYYYQKFKKVRTTLKLQTLFFRDRKLISGLMQQRESLLAELEFAHQQYIQKIESV, from the coding sequence ATGGGTTATTTTATTCTTAAATTAATTTTCAGGCTAGCATTAAAAATTTTTTACCAGAAAATAGAAGTAAAGCAATCTGGCAGTTTACCAGCTAAAGGGCCTTTGCTTTTGGTAGCCAATCACCCGAATACTTTTATGGACCCGATTGTAATTGCTTCGTTGTTGCGGCAAGAAGTTTATTTCATTGCGAAGAGTACTGTTTTCAATACACCTTTCCGGAAGTGGCTACTCGGCAAAATGAACCTGATTCCGGTGTACCGCAAAGAAGATGGCGTGGCTACGGCTGGAGCCAACAGTGCTATCTTCGAGAAATGTTACGAATTTTTGCAGGCCAACGGCACCTTGTTGATTTTTCCGGAAGGGAATAGTTTTAATGAACGCCGGCTCCGGCCCTTGAAAACAGGGGCGGCCCGTATTGCTTTGGGTGCTGCTGCTCAAAGTAATTTTGCGCAAACAGTAACTATTTTGCCCGTGGGTTTAAATTATTCGGAGCCTACCCGATTTCGAAGCAAAGTACTCGTAAATATAGCATCCCCTATTGTTGTGAATGATTTGGCGGCTATTTACCAGCAAGATTCTACTCGGGCGGTACGCTTACTAACCGAGCAGATTCGGGCGGCATTAGAATCTCAGATTATACATACCTACTCCGAAGAAGATGACGAACTAGTGAAACAAGTGGAAGCAGTTTATAAAAGTAAACTGGTAACCGACCATCAGGTAAATAACAGTGTCGAAGAATTTGAACTAACCCGGCACCTTGTAGCCAGCCTGGAATTTTTTAAAAATATCCATCCCGAAAGAGTAAAACATATTCAGCAAAAACTAGCCGCTTACCTAGCGCAATTAAATCAGTTAAGGTTAAACGATCAGGTGTTTTACGATGCGGCGGGTAACCGGCACTTAGGCAAATGGTTGTTTACTTCGGGTTTGTTTTTCTTGATAGGCTTGCCGTTGTACCTTTTTGGATTAATTACCAACTATTTGCCTTATATCTTGCCGGCCAAAGTAGCGGCAGCTTTAACCGAAGAAGAAGAGTTTACGGCTCCTATTCTGTTGAGTACGGGTATTTTTACTTTTCCTTTGTTCTATGCCCTGGAGTGCTACTTGGTCTGGTACTTTACACACGCCTGGTTTGTAGTGCTGCTTTTTTTAATTATGTTACCAGTTGCTGGTTTTTTTGTGCTTTATTATTATCAAAAATTTAAAAAAGTGCGCACCACTTTAAAGTTACAGACCTTATTCTTCCGCGACCGTAAATTAATTAGTGGGTTAATGCAGCAACGAGAATCCTTATTAGCCGAGTTAGAGTTTGCCCACCAACAATATATTCAGAAAATAGAATCAGTTTAG